One part of the Astatotilapia calliptera chromosome 9, fAstCal1.2, whole genome shotgun sequence genome encodes these proteins:
- the LOC113029751 gene encoding crystallin J1C-like isoform X1 — translation MKMSSSVADRAIGAIIGAAVADAAAQPMHWIYDLDKLKEVLRDLEPCPEFRPQSANPFYRRTTGEQTCYGDQAYVLLESLSRCGGVNVEDLTKRFHEFFGPGTVYDLPLNDPYRKKGGPKAILPIDGPWRNASLKAFIRNVDAGKEETGCDVDCQIDGVTKIAPVVAMYAGRPEMLEKVEKAIRVTQNNDMCVAVTLAAARFLEHFIVNGPDPNALDAVLAQLNDPDRPNPQELDKAVIAHISQVKDNLTKTSQQLIPAVFTNTUALPGAFQGALHGVLTLNQLDEAVRDTMRCGGCTASRASFIGACFGAQTGLRGIPESWRKRTLRYPLLLELAEKVLKKIQ, via the exons ATGAAG ATGTCCTCGAGTGTTGCAGACAGAGCCATTGGGGCCATTATCGGGGCAGCAGTGGCAGATGCAGCAG cccagcccatgcactGGATCTACGACCTGGACAAACTGAAAGAAGTGCTCCGTGATCTGGAGCCCTGTCCAGAGTTTCGGCCTCAGTCAGCGAATCCGTTCTACCGCAGGACGACGGGCGAGCAGACCTGCTATGGAGACCAGGCATACGTCCTGCTGGAGTCGCTGAGTCGGTGTGGAG GCGTTAATGTGGAAGACTTGACCAAGCGCTTTCATGAGTTCTTTGGACCGGGAACGGTCTACGATCTGCCCCTGAATGATCCATACAGAAAGAAAGGAG GCCCTAAGGCAATTCTCCCCATCGATGGCCCATGGAGGAATGCGAGCCTGAAGGCTTTCATCAGAAATGTCGATGCTGGCAAAGAAGAAACTG GCTGTGACGTGGACTGTCAGATAGACGGTGTCACTAAAATCGCTCCTGTGGTGGCTATGTACGCCGGGCGacctgagatgctggagaaAGTGGAAAAAGCCATTCGCGTGACCCAGAATAATGACATGTGTGTGGCTGTCACACTGGCTGCAGCGAG gtttttggagcatttcattGTGAATGGTCCAGATCCCAACGCTCTGGATGCAGTTCTGGCTCAGCTGAATGACCCCGATAGACCGAATCCTCAAGAGCTGGACAAGGCTGTCATTG CTCATATCAGCCAGGTGAAGGACAACCTCACCAAGACATCCCAACAGCTCATACCTGCCGTGTTCACAAACACATGAG CTTTGCCCGGTGCGTTCCAGGGAGCGCTTCATGGAGTCCTGACACTCAACCAGCTGGACgaagcagtcagagacaccatgcGCTGCGGGGGATGCACCGCCAGTCGAGCCTCCTTCATTGGAGCCTGTTTTGGGGCACAG ACCGGCCTCCGGGGAATCCCAGAGTCTTGGAGGAAGAGGACGCTCAGATAccctctgctgttggagctAGCTGAAAAAGTGCTCAAAAAGATTCAGTAA
- the LOC113029751 gene encoding crystallin J1C-like isoform X2 → MSSSVADRAIGAIIGAAVADAAAQPMHWIYDLDKLKEVLRDLEPCPEFRPQSANPFYRRTTGEQTCYGDQAYVLLESLSRCGGVNVEDLTKRFHEFFGPGTVYDLPLNDPYRKKGGPKAILPIDGPWRNASLKAFIRNVDAGKEETGCDVDCQIDGVTKIAPVVAMYAGRPEMLEKVEKAIRVTQNNDMCVAVTLAAARFLEHFIVNGPDPNALDAVLAQLNDPDRPNPQELDKAVIAHISQVKDNLTKTSQQLIPAVFTNTUALPGAFQGALHGVLTLNQLDEAVRDTMRCGGCTASRASFIGACFGAQTGLRGIPESWRKRTLRYPLLLELAEKVLKKIQ, encoded by the exons ATGTCCTCGAGTGTTGCAGACAGAGCCATTGGGGCCATTATCGGGGCAGCAGTGGCAGATGCAGCAG cccagcccatgcactGGATCTACGACCTGGACAAACTGAAAGAAGTGCTCCGTGATCTGGAGCCCTGTCCAGAGTTTCGGCCTCAGTCAGCGAATCCGTTCTACCGCAGGACGACGGGCGAGCAGACCTGCTATGGAGACCAGGCATACGTCCTGCTGGAGTCGCTGAGTCGGTGTGGAG GCGTTAATGTGGAAGACTTGACCAAGCGCTTTCATGAGTTCTTTGGACCGGGAACGGTCTACGATCTGCCCCTGAATGATCCATACAGAAAGAAAGGAG GCCCTAAGGCAATTCTCCCCATCGATGGCCCATGGAGGAATGCGAGCCTGAAGGCTTTCATCAGAAATGTCGATGCTGGCAAAGAAGAAACTG GCTGTGACGTGGACTGTCAGATAGACGGTGTCACTAAAATCGCTCCTGTGGTGGCTATGTACGCCGGGCGacctgagatgctggagaaAGTGGAAAAAGCCATTCGCGTGACCCAGAATAATGACATGTGTGTGGCTGTCACACTGGCTGCAGCGAG gtttttggagcatttcattGTGAATGGTCCAGATCCCAACGCTCTGGATGCAGTTCTGGCTCAGCTGAATGACCCCGATAGACCGAATCCTCAAGAGCTGGACAAGGCTGTCATTG CTCATATCAGCCAGGTGAAGGACAACCTCACCAAGACATCCCAACAGCTCATACCTGCCGTGTTCACAAACACATGAG CTTTGCCCGGTGCGTTCCAGGGAGCGCTTCATGGAGTCCTGACACTCAACCAGCTGGACgaagcagtcagagacaccatgcGCTGCGGGGGATGCACCGCCAGTCGAGCCTCCTTCATTGGAGCCTGTTTTGGGGCACAG ACCGGCCTCCGGGGAATCCCAGAGTCTTGGAGGAAGAGGACGCTCAGATAccctctgctgttggagctAGCTGAAAAAGTGCTCAAAAAGATTCAGTAA